Proteins from a genomic interval of Trifolium pratense cultivar HEN17-A07 linkage group LG6, ARS_RC_1.1, whole genome shotgun sequence:
- the LOC123889655 gene encoding inositol phosphorylceramide glucuronosyltransferase 1-like encodes MKPNTTTSYYCLFFIISLLSIQFQASLGSTKKTDEAYVTLLYGDEFLLGVRVLGKSIRNTRSTKDMVVLVSDGVSDFAKKLLLADGWIVEQISLLANPNRVRPKRFWGVYTKLRIFNMTNYKKVVYLDADTIVVKNIDDLFKCRKFCANLKHSERLNSGVMVVEPSETIFNDMVNKIKTTASYTGGDQGFLNSYFPGFPNAHLFDPNLSPEALKSRPTPEMERLSTLYNADVGLYMLANKWMVDEKELRVIHYTLGPLKPWDWWTSWLLKPVDVWQDVREKLGESLPGTRGGQNPNDYFLVKFLFLLPFCALLFSCYLSFMKNREYFGSFCRGSPFNQFRQLYYKIRSSGPLAYTTISTSANSIHQLSNGSQCKVPTYLGGISVCVCLTAAVVSLGLGLLIVPRQVMPWTGLLLMYEWTFTVFIILFGGYLHLIYRWGKYVASRAASSSLPESLDYDSGKRHQRQISSCDVATWYYGLGMALLAIGAPSLPCLFGITALFLRLGLMVVGGIILASFMTYASEHLAIRSFLKGLDETDNTPNRSLCFLC; translated from the exons ATGAAACCAAACACTACAACTAGTTACTACTGTTTATTCTTCATAATCTCTCTACTTTCTATTCAATTTCAAGCTTCTTTGGGATCTACTAAGAAAACCGATGAAGCATACGTAACTCTATTATACGGAGATGAATTCTTATTGGGCGTTCGAGTTCTTGGCAAATCAATACGCAACACTCGATCCACCAAAGATATGGTTGTATTAGTCTCAGATGGAGTTTCTGATTTCGCCAAAAAACTTCTCCTT GCTGATGGTTGGATAGTTGAGCAGATTAGTTTACTTGCTAATCCTAATCGTGTTCGTCCGAAGCGATTTTGGGGTGTTTACACAAAGTTGAGAATTTTTAACATGACCAATTATAAAAAAG TTGTTTACCTCGATGCGGATACTATTGTGGTTAAAAATATTGACGATCTTTTCAAATGTCGGAAATTTTGTGCTAATTTGAAGCATTCTGAGAGGTTGAATTCAGGAGTTATGGTGGTGGAGCCGtctgaaaccattttcaatGACATGGTGAACAAAATTAAAACCACGGCATCTTACACTGGAG GAGATCAAGGATTTCTTAATTCCTATTTCCCTGGGTTTCCCAATGCACATCTTTTTGACCCAAACTTGTCCCCGGAGGCGTTGAAATCCAGACCTACTCCTGAAATGGAGAGACTGTCAACGCTGTATAATGCAGATGTTGGTCTTTACATGCTCGCTAACAAG TGGATGGTAGATGAGAAAGAGCTCCGTGTGATTCACTATACACTGGGACCCCTTAAGCCTTGGGATTGGTGGACATCTTGGCTTTTGAAACCTGTTGATGTCTGGCAG GATGTAAGGGAAAAGCTTGGGGAATCTCTTCCTGGAACAAGAGGCGGCCAAAATCCTAATGACTATTTTCTTGTGAAATTTCTCTTTCTGCTACCATTCTGTGCTTTACTATTCAGCTGTTATCTTTCATTTATGAAG AATCGAGAATACTTCGGTTCATTTTGTAGAGGCTCACCGTTTAATCAATTCAGGCAACTTTATTATAAGATTAGATCAAGCGGACCACTTGCATACACAACTATTTCAACATCAGCCAATTCAATCCACCAG CTCTCAAATGGTTCTCAGTGCAAGGTTCCTACCTATTTGGGCGGTATTTCTGTCTGTGTCTGTTTAACGGCTGCAGTGGTGTCTCTTGGACTAGGTCTCTTGATTGTTCCTCGGCAAGTGATGCCATGGACTGGTTTGCTTTTGATGTATGAATGGACATTCACAgtgtttattatattatttggaGGTTATCTTCATTTGATTTATCGGTGGGGAAAATATGTGGCATCACGAGCAGCATCCTCGTCACTTCCCGAATCTTTGGATTATGATTCTGGAAAAC GTCATCAGAGACAGATCTCATCGTGTGATGTTGCTACATGGTACTATGGTTTAGGGATGGCCTTGTTGGCCATTGGTGCTCCATCTTTGCCTTGTCTTTTTGGAATAACTGCCTTGTTTTTAAG ATTAGGTTTGATGGTTGTTGGGGGCATCATATTGGCATCTTTCATGACATATGCTTCAGAACATCTTGCTATCCGATCATTTCTAAAAGGCCTTGATGAGACGGATAATACTCCAAATAGGAGCTTATGTTTCTTATGTTGA
- the LOC123889657 gene encoding F-box protein At5g03970 → MVKTKSKKKKRAKTSHNNDDNSNSSVYAVLNCDDIMHEILIRVPPSTITKLIVVSKRWLFVVCSSSFRRRYLTQWGQNYRHLGFFVCNFLYLGRPRDGYRRPSWEPALPFLSTCKEGDDLVRSGTLKKLGYFIDSCNGVILSGVHPKIYYVYDTMKKQRYQLPEPQQFYKTLCMALIVEEYLEGDICYKVMRAKCESKLKERNTLSVETYSSKTGKWKQSTLMCATSFALRPRTVGKVVGGVVHWLAIWGKLAIYDPRLGDRNVALVKLPTGGLSRDHEESVLGESLDGLLQYGQSNNLGLEIWVLEKEPGVNTSIYSNCTHLSYNWIQRWRLNFKAIWKQIPTFSLYFKETQILSFLPQNSTSVFIRVGWNIFLCDLETKTAEVVNYQGRGASISWESSKVVPYFLPAWPQSSSASSLNGT, encoded by the coding sequence ATGGTGAAGACTAAgagtaagaagaaaaaaagagcgAAAACAAGTCATAATAATGATGATAATAGTAATAGTAGTGTTTATGCTGTACTCAACTGTGATGATATCATGCACGAGATTCTAATTCGTGTACCACCATCAACTATCACCAAATTAATTGTTGTTTCCAAAAGATGGCTCTTTGTTGTATGCAGTTCTTCGTTTCGTCGTCGTTACTTGACTCAATGGGGTCAAAATTATCGACATTTAGGGTTTTTTGTATGCAACTTTTTGTATCTTGGAAGGCCTCGTGACGGTTACCGTCGCCCTTCTTGGGAGCCGGCTCTTCCTTTCTTGTCAACTTGTAAAGAGGGTGATGATTTGGTGCGTTCTGGAACCCTGAAAAAACTTGGCTACTTTATTGATTCTTGTAATGGTGTTATACTTTCTGGTGTGCACCCTAAGATATACTATGTTTATGATACTATGAAGAAGCAACGCTATCAACTTCCGGAACCTCAGCAGTTTTATAAGACTCTTTGTATGGCGTTGATTGTTGAGGAATATCTTGAGGGTGATATTTGCTACAAGGTGATGCGTGCGAAATGTGAATCCAAACTTAAGGAACGTAACACTTTGTCGGTTGAGACTTACTCTTCGAAAACTGGGAAATGGAAGCAATCCACTCTGATGTGTGCAACATCTTTTGCGTTGCGCCCAAGGACAGTAGGTAAGGTGGTTGGTGGAGTTGTACACTGGCTTGCAATTTGGGGAAAACTTGCTATTTATGATCCGCGTCTTGGAGATAGGAATGTAGCTTTGGTTAAATTACCGACGGGTGGGTTATCACGGGATCACGAGGAATCTGTTCTTGGGGAATCGTTGGATGGGCTTTTGCAATATGGTCAAAGCAATAATTTGGGTTTGGAGATATGGGTTCTTGAGAAGGAGCCAGGAGTCAACACATCCATCTACAGCAACTGTACTCATTTGAGTTATAATTGGATTCAGAGGTGGAGATTGAATTTTAAAGCAATATGGAAACAGATACCAACCTTTAGCTTGTATTTTAAAGAGACCCAGATATTATCATTTCTTCCTCAGAATTCTACTTCTGTGTTTATTAGAGTGGGCTGGAACATTTTCCTGTGTGATTTGGAGACCAAGACAGCAGAAGTAGTTAATTATCAGGGTCGAGGAGCTTCCATTTCATGGGAATCTAGCAAAGTGGTTCCTTACTTTCTGCCTGCTTGGCCACAATCTTCATCTGCGTCATCACTGAATGGAACATGA
- the LOC123889658 gene encoding myosin-11: MGTPVNIIVGSHVWIEDPDVSWIDGQVSKITGQDAEIEATNGKKVVAKLSKIFPKDTEAPPGGVDDMTKLSYLHEPGVLENLKIRYELNEIYTYTGNILIAINPFQKLPHLYDLHMMQQYKGAPFGELSPHVFAVADVAYRAMVNEGKSNSILVSGESGAGKTETTKMLMQYLAFLGGRAATEGRTVEQQVLESNPVLEAFGNAKTVRNNNSSRFGKFVEIQFDKSGRISGAAIRTYLLERSRVCQVNDPERNYHCFYLLCAAPQEEIEKYKLGHPKTFHYLNQSKCFELADISDAREYLATRRAMDIVGISAKEQEAIFRVVAAILHIGNIDFAKGKEVDSSVPKDDKSKFHLKTTAELLMCDVDALEDALCKRVMVTPEEIIKRSLDPQSAAVSRDGFAKTIYSRLFDWLVDKINNSIGQDANSKCLIGVLDIYGFESFKSNSFEQFCINFTNEKLQQHFNQHVFKMEQEEYTKEQIDWSYIEFVDNQDVLDLIEKKPGGIVALLDEACMFPKSTHETFSNKLYQTFSKHKRFIKPKLSRTDFTIAHYAGEVQYQSDQFLDKNKDYVVPEHQDLLSSSKCTFVSGLFPPLPEETSKSSKFSSIGSRFKLQLQQLMETLNSTEPHYVRCVKPNNLLKPAIFENVNIMQQLRCGGVLEAIRISCAGYPTRRAFFEFINRFSLLAPEASEANNDEKAVCQKILEKMELKGYQIGKTKIFLRAGQMAELDARRAQVLSIAAKTIQRRVRTHQARRHYLALRKKTIYVQSLWRGRLACKLYQNMRREAAAVKIQKHVRRHESRKGYIKLHASVLTLQTALRAIAARKEFRFKKQTKAATIIQARWRCHKASSYYKRLKRGAIVTQCRWRGRVARKELRNLKMASRETGALKEAKDKLEKRVEELTWRLQLEKSLRTNLEESKAQEIAKLQNSLQELQSKADETNAMLVKEREIAKKSIEEAPPVVKETQVIVEDTQKVESLTAEVEKLKTSLESEKMQAVDFEKKYKEAQASSEERYKKLEDTEKKARQLQESLTRLEEKISNLESENQVLRQQAVSMAPNKFLSGRSRSIIQRVDSGHIGGEAKPPHLDMHSSSMNQRERERESAEVEDKPQKSLNEKQQENQELLIRCIAQHLGFAGNRPIAACIIYKCLLHWRSFEVERTSVFDRIIQTIGHAIETQENNDVLAYWLSNASTLLLLLQRTLKASGAAGMAPQRRRSSSATLFGRMTQSFRGAPAGVNISLINGSMNGGVDTLRQVEAKYPALLFKQQLTAYVEKIYGMIRDNLKKEISPLLGLCIQAPRTSRASLVKGSSRSVANTEAQKALIAHWQGIVKSLGNFLNTLKANNVPPFLVRKVFTQIFSFINVQLFNSLLLRRECCSFSNGEYVKAGLAELEHWCYKATDEYAGPAWDELKHIRQAIGFLVIHQKPKKTLDEISHDLCPVLSIQQLYRISTMYWDDKYGTHSVSPDVISNMRVLMTEDSNNAVSNSFLLDDDSSIPFSVDDISKSNEQIDISDIEPPPLIRENSGFSFLLPRPD; encoded by the exons ATG GGGACTCCTGTGAATATTATTGTGGGTTCTCATGTCTGGATTGAAGATCCAGATGTATCTTGGATTGATGGACAGGTTTCCAAAATCACCGGACAAGATGCGGAAATTGAAGCTACCAATGGAAAGAAG GTTGTTGCAAAGTTATCAAAAATATTTCCCAAAGATACAGAAGCTCCTCCCGGGGGAGTGGATGATATGACTAAATTGTCCTATTTGCATGAGCCTGGAGTCCTGGAGAACTTAAAAATTAGATATgaattaaatgaaatatat ACTTATACTGGAAACATATTGATTGCAATAAATCCATTCCAAAAACTACCTCATCTTTACGATTTACACATGATGCAACAATACAAAGGAGCGCCGTTTGGAGAGTTAAGCCCTCATGTATTTGCAGTTGCTGATGTTGCCTATAG GGCAATGGTCAATGAAGGGAAAAGCAATTCAATTCTGGTCAGTGGGGAAAGTGGAGCCGGTAAAACTGAAACTACGAAAATGCTTATGCAATACCTTGCTTTCTTAGGTGGTAGGGCAGCCACTGAAGGACGAACGGTTGAACAACAAGTTCTTGAA TCAAATCCAGTTTTGGAAGCATTTGGAAATGCTAAAACTGTCAGGAATAACAATTCCAG TCGTTTTGGTAAGTTTGTTGAGATCCAATTTGATAAGAGTGGAAGAATCTCAGGCGCAGCTATTCGTACTTACCTTCTTGAGAGATCTCGTGTTTGCCAAGTTAATGATCCGGAACGCAACTACCACTGCTTTTATCTTCTTTGTGCTGCACCACAGGAG GAAATTGAGAAATACAAATTAGGACATCCTAAAACTTTTCATTACCTTAACCAGTCAAAATGCTTTGAACTGGCTGATATAAGTGATGCTCGTGAGTATCTTGCCACCAGGAGAGCCATGGATATTGTTGGAATAAGCGCAAAAGAGCAG GAAGCAATTTTCAGAGTTGTTGCTGCAATTCTTCATATTGGTAATATTGACTTTGCGAAAGGAAAGGAAGTTGATTCATCAGTTCCAAAAGATGATAAATCCAAATTCCACTTGAAAACAACTGCTGAGCTCCTCAT GTGTGATGTAGATGCCTTGGAAGATGCATTATGTAAGAGGGTCATGGTCACCCCTGAGGAAATTATAAAACGGAGCCTTGATCCCCAAAGCGCAGCAGTCAGCAGAGATGGATTCGCAAAAACAATTTATTCTAGGCTTTTTGACTG GTTGGTGGACAAGATTAATAATTCAATTGGACAAGATGCCAATTCTAAATGTTTGATCGGAGTCCTTGATATCTATGGTTTTGAAAGCTTTAAATCTAACAG TTTTGAGCAGTTCtgcattaattttacaaatgaGAAGTTGCAGCAGCATTTCAATCAG CACGTGTTTAAAATGGAACAAGAAGAATATACGAAGGAACAGATTGATTGGAGCTACATTGAATTTGTTGACAACCAAGATGTTTTAGACCTTATTGAAAAG AAACCGGGAGGAATCGTTGCTCTCCTTGATGAAGCTTG CATGTTTCCAAAGTCGACACATGAAACATTTTCGAACAAGCTTTATCAAACATTTAGCAAACACAAGCGCTTTATCAAACCAAAATTGTCTCGAACAGATTTCACTATTGCTCATTATGCTGGCGAG GTGCAGTACCAGTCTGAtcaatttttagataaaaacaagGATTATGTGGTTCCTGAACACCAAGATTTATTGAGTTCTTCCAAATGTACTTTTGTATCGGGCCTTTTTCCTCCACTTCCAGAAGAGACATCCAAATCTTCAAAGTTTTCTTCTATTGGTTCTCGTTTTAAG CTGCAACTACAGCAACTAATGGAGACATTAAACTCAACGGAGCCTCATTATGTTAGATGTGTGAAACCAAATAACCTCCTCAAGCCTGCAATTTTTGAGAATGTCAATATTATGCAACAACTTCGCTGTGGT GGTGTTTTAGAGGCAATCAGGATTAGTTGTGCTGGGTACCCAACTCGCCGTGCTTTCTTTGAGTTTATAAACCGATTTTCCCTCCTTGCCCCAGAGGCCTCGGAAGCAAA CAATGATGAGAAGGCTGTTTGCCAAAAGATTCTAGAAAAGATGGAGCTTAAAGGATATCAG ATTGGAAAAACAAAGATATTTCTAAGAGCAGGTCAGATGGCTGAACTAGATGCTCGGAGAGCTCAAGTACTAAGTATAGCAGCAAAAACTATCCAGCGGCGTGTACGGACCCATCAGGCTCGTAGACATTATCTTGCATTACGAAAGAAAACCATATACGTGCAGTCTCTGTGGAGAG GAAGACTTGCATGCAAACTTTATCAGAACATGAGAAGGGAGGCTGCTGCTGTGAAAATTCAAAAGCACGTACGCAGACATGAATCAAGGAAAGGCTACATTAAACTCCATGCTTCAGTGCTTACTTTGCAAACAGCTTTGAGGGCAATCGCTGCTCGTAAAGAGTTTAGGTTTAAGAAACAGACTAAAGCTGCCACCATTATTCAG GCTCGCTGGCGGTGCCACAAGGCTTCCTCATATTATAAGAGGCTGAAGAGAGGTGCAATTGTGACGCAATGCCGATGGAGGGGGCGTGTAGCCAGAAAAGAGCTTAGGAACCTGAAAATG GCTTCAAGAGAAACTGGCGCACTTAAAGAAGCAAAGGATAAGCTTGAAAAACGAGTGGAAGAACTCACATGGCGCCTCCAACTAGAAAAAAGTTTAAGG ACTAATCTAGAAGAATCCAAAGCACAAGAGATAGCAAAACTGCAGAATTCCCTGCAGGAACTGCAGAGCAAAGCTGATGAAACCAATGCCATGCTTGTAAAGGAGCGAGAGATTGCAAAGAAATCTATTGAAGAAGCACCTCCTGTTGTTAAAGAGACCCAGGTTATTGTTGAAGATACACAGAAGGTTGAATCACTAACAGCAGAAGTTGAGAAATTAAAG ACGTCGCTTGAGTCAGAGAAAATGCAAGCTGTTGATTTTGAAAAGAAATATAAAGAAGCCCAAGCTTCTAGTGAAGAACGGTATAAAAAATTAGAAGACACAGAAAAGAAGGCTCGTCAGCTCCAAGAATCATTGACCAG GCTAGAAGAGAAGATTAGTAATTTAGAATCAGAGAACCAGGTTCTACGTCAACAAGCTGTTTCCATGGCACCTAATAAGTTCCTATCAGGGCGCTCCAGATCAATTATTCAG AGAGTTGACAGTGGACATATTGGAGGGGAAGCAAAGCCGCCACATTTG GATATGCATAGCTCATCAATGAACCAAAGGGAAAGGGAAAGGGAATCCGCTGAGGTGGAGGATAAACCACAGAAGTCACTGAATGAGAAACAACAGGAGAACCAAGAGTTGCTCATTAGATGTATTGCACAACATCTAGGCTTTGCTGGGAATAGACCAATTGCTGCCTGTATCATATACAAATGCCTCCTGCATTGGAGATCATTTGAAGTTGAGCGTACCAGCGTGTTTGATCGCATAATCCAAACTATAGGCCATGCAATTGAG ACCCAGGAGAACAACGATGTCTTGGCTTATTGGTTATCCAATGCTTCTACACTTCTCTTGTTGCTCCAGCGCACACTTAAGGCGAGTGGTGCTGCTGGAATGGCTCCTCAACGCCGCCGTTCTTCCTCAGCAACTCTGTTTGGGAGGATGACACAA AGTTTCCGTGGAGCTCCAGCGGGAGTCAATATTTCCTTAATCAATGGTAGCATGAATGGGGGAGTAGATACATTAAGACAGGTTGAGGCCAAGTACCCAGCTCTGCTTTTCAAACAGCAGCTTACAGCTTATGTGGAAAAGATATATGGAATGATTCGAGATAACTTGAAGAAAGAAATTTCTCCTTTGCTTGGATTATGCATCCAG GCACCAAGAACATCCAGAGCAAGCTTAGTTAAGGGGTCATCACGTTCAGTTGCAAACACTGAAGCGCAAAAGGCCCTGATTGCTCACTGGCAGGGAATAGTCAAGAGCCTTGGGAACTTCTTAAATACTTTGAAAGCAAATAAC GTCCCCCCATTTTTGGTTCGTAAGGTGTTCACTCAAATTTTTTCGTTCATCAATGTCCAACTCTTTAACAG TCTTCTCTTAAGACGGGAGTGTTGCTCATTTAGTAATGGAGAATATGTGAAAGCTGGTTTGGCTGAATTGGAACATTGGTGTTATAAGGCAACTGATGAG taTGCAGGTCCAGCCTGGGATGAGCTCAAACATATTAGGCAAGCTATTGGATTTCTG GTCATACATCAGAAACCAAAGAAAACGTTGGATGAAATAAGTCATGACCTGTGTCCA GTCCTCAGTATACAGCAGCTATATCGAATTAGCACCATGTATTGGGATGACAAGTACGGCACACATAGTGTGTCCCCTGAT GTCATATCCAATATGCGAGTATTGATGACTGAAGATTCAAATAATGCAGTGAGTAATTCTTTCCTGTTGGATGATGATTCAAG CATTCCGTTCTCTGTTGATGACATATCAAAGTCAAATGAACAGATAGATATATCTGATATAGAGCCCCCGCCATTAATTCGTGAGAACTCTGGCTTTAGTTTCTTGTTGCCACGCCCGGATTGA
- the LOC123889659 gene encoding GRF1-interacting factor 1-like → MQQQQHLMQMQPMMAAYYPNNVTTDHIQQYLDENKSLILKIVESQNSGKLSECAENQARLQRNLMYLAAIADSQPQPPTMPGQYPGGGGMMQGQQQQGGAHYMQAQQMTQQQLMAARSSLLYGQQQQQQPYAALQQHQLSGGGTSGLHMMQSEACSNMNVGGSSSSTLGSGGGGGFPDFIRGGGGGDGLHRNLIGGSGKQSEIGMGSSSDQGRGGEGGENLYLKSSDD, encoded by the exons atgcagcagcagcagcaccTGATGCAGATGCAGCCCATGATGGCAGCCTATTATCCAAACAACGTCACCACTGATCACATTCAACAG TACTTGGATGAGAACAAGTCCTTGATTCTGAAGATTGTCGAGAGTCAGAATTCTGGCAAGCTCAGCGAGTGTGCCGA GAATCAAGCAAGGCTACAGAGAAATCTCATGTACCTAGCTGCAATAGCTGATTCTCAACCCCAACCTCCGACCATGCCTGGTCAG TACCCTGGTGGCGGTGGAATGATGCAGGGTCAGCAGCAGCAGGGAGGAGCACACTACATGCAGGCTCAGCAGATGACACAGCAACAACTTATGGCTGCACGCTCCTCCCTTTTATACGGGCAGCAACAGCAGCAACAACCTTACGCAGCACTTCAACAGCACCAACTCAGCGGTGGTGGAACTTCAGGACTTCACATGATGCAAAGCGAAGCATGTAGCAATATGAATGTGGGAGGTAGTAGTAGCTCAACATTGGGTTCTGGCGGTGGAGGAGGGTTTCCTGACTTCATCcgcggaggaggaggaggagatgGTTTGCACAGGAATCTCATTGGAGGTAGCGGCAAGCAAAGTGAGATTGGGATGGGTTCTTCATCTGATCAAGGTCGAGGTGGTGAAGGCGGTGAAAACCTTTACCTCAAATCTTCTGATGATTGA